One Prolixibacteraceae bacterium DNA segment encodes these proteins:
- the rodA gene encoding rod shape-determining protein RodA, with amino-acid sequence MRQTNILAKLDWISILIYVLLMLIGWVNIYAAVYNAEHHSIFDMTQRYGKQLMWICAALVLFFAVMLIDSRFFTTFAYYIYGFAIFLLLIPLLTSASVKGAKAWIKIGSFALQPAEIAKFATNLALAKLISQYNFNVNTFKSYLQVGLLLGLPIGIILLQNDTGSSLVFFVFILVLYREGLPGIYLFIGFLMALIFVVTLLYPGGINLLILGVLYAIIYLAVRKNYKHFITFSVGLSLLFYIPYYMNQAMGYDLNLGHIMLLGLSCYAMFFSLRAIFHNYLKKSILFLSLLGCILFSTSVDYVFHNILKAHQRARIEELLGISNDPLGIGYNVKQSKIAIGSGGVQGKGFLNGTQTKFNFVPEQSTDFIFCTIGEEWGFIGTSFVILLFFLLFIRLIFLAERQRSCFSRVYGYGVACILFFHFAVNIGMTIGLAPVIGIPLPFISYGGSSLWSFTILLSIFLKLDSNRMDVLW; translated from the coding sequence ATGAGGCAAACTAATATACTCGCAAAACTAGACTGGATCTCTATTTTAATATATGTATTATTAATGTTGATCGGCTGGGTTAATATCTATGCTGCTGTTTACAATGCAGAACATCATAGTATTTTTGATATGACCCAACGTTACGGAAAGCAGCTAATGTGGATATGTGCTGCACTAGTTTTATTCTTTGCCGTGATGCTTATTGATAGTCGTTTCTTTACAACTTTTGCCTACTATATCTACGGCTTTGCCATATTTTTACTCTTGATACCCTTGTTGACAAGTGCTTCTGTTAAAGGGGCAAAGGCATGGATAAAAATTGGCAGTTTTGCTCTACAACCTGCCGAAATAGCCAAATTTGCGACTAATCTTGCTCTAGCAAAACTGATAAGTCAATATAACTTTAATGTGAATACTTTTAAGTCCTATCTACAGGTTGGTTTGCTCTTAGGACTTCCAATAGGGATCATTCTTTTGCAAAATGATACTGGATCCTCTTTAGTGTTTTTTGTTTTTATATTAGTTTTATATAGAGAGGGCTTGCCTGGAATATATTTGTTCATAGGTTTCTTGATGGCTTTAATTTTTGTTGTTACTCTCCTATATCCTGGTGGAATAAATCTGTTAATATTAGGTGTTCTATATGCTATAATTTATTTGGCTGTTCGTAAGAATTACAAGCACTTTATTACTTTTAGTGTAGGTCTATCTTTGTTGTTTTATATCCCTTATTACATGAATCAAGCAATGGGATATGACTTAAATTTAGGACACATTATGCTTCTTGGGCTTTCGTGCTATGCAATGTTTTTTTCGTTAAGAGCCATATTTCATAATTATCTTAAGAAGAGTATTTTATTTTTAAGTTTATTGGGTTGTATTCTGTTTTCTACCTCTGTAGATTATGTGTTCCATAATATTCTTAAAGCCCATCAAAGAGCTCGTATTGAAGAGTTATTAGGTATCAGTAATGATCCTCTTGGTATTGGTTATAATGTAAAACAATCAAAAATTGCTATCGGCTCAGGAGGTGTTCAAGGGAAAGGCTTTTTGAATGGAACCCAAACAAAATTCAACTTTGTTCCGGAACAAAGTACTGATTTTATTTTCTGTACTATTGGTGAAGAGTGGGGGTTTATTGGAACTTCTTTTGTGATTCTTCTTTTCTTTCTCCTTTTTATTCGATTAATATTTCTAGCCGAACGGCAACGATCCTGCTTTAGTCGTGTCTATGGCTATGGAGTAGCCTGTATCTTATTTTTTCACTTTGCAGTGAATATAGGAATGACTATTGGTTTGGCTCCTGTGATAGGTATCCCTCTTCCGTTTATTAGTTATGGAGGCTCTTCGTTATGGTCTTTTACGATTTTATTGTCTATTTTTCTAAAATTAGATTCAAATCGAATGGATGTTTTATGGTAA
- the recJ gene encoding single-stranded-DNA-specific exonuclease RecJ, which translates to MQKEWKNKEPGDPNKVKNLSAALGVDIAIANLLVQRGITTFEESKKFFRPKLSDLHDPFLMKDMDKAVGRLHKAIENQEKVLVYGDYDVDGTTSVALMCSFIRKFIKDYEYYIPDRYVEGYGVSTQGIEYAKNNNFDLIIVLDCGIKAADKVDLATSYGIDFIICDHHNPDDVIPKAVAVLNPKQEDCPYPYKELSGCGVGFKFLQAYCVRHHIPLDVIYDYLDVVVVSIAADIVPITGENRVLAYWGLQKLNSAPSIGLKTIIQNAGISGQELRINDIVFKIGPRLNASGRIEHGNKSVRILLSENEEEASLLGSKIDSFNEIRKTLDRDITNQAYQMIVDNEEMIQQKCTVLYNRDWHKGVVGIVASRLTEQFYRPTIILTESNGLATGSARSVGSFDLYEAIGKCSDLLESYGGHMFAAGLTLKIDKVGEFRRRFNHIVEETLSEKDMVQTIEIDAKVSLSDINPKFVRILKQFEPLGPHNSAPIFVTEDVLDHGTSRLVGKSLEHLKLDLVEPNRTTAVFSGIAFSQGHYFNIIKQAMPFDICYMITENEFRGKVTTQLNVKDIRSHES; encoded by the coding sequence ATGCAAAAAGAGTGGAAAAATAAAGAGCCTGGTGACCCGAATAAGGTCAAAAACTTATCTGCTGCCTTAGGTGTAGATATAGCTATAGCAAACTTACTGGTTCAAAGAGGTATTACAACCTTTGAAGAATCTAAGAAATTCTTTCGTCCAAAGTTAAGTGATCTTCACGACCCCTTCTTAATGAAAGACATGGATAAGGCGGTTGGAAGGCTACATAAAGCAATTGAAAACCAAGAGAAAGTCTTAGTTTATGGAGACTATGACGTGGATGGAACCACATCTGTTGCATTGATGTGCAGCTTCATTCGTAAATTTATCAAAGATTATGAATACTACATTCCAGACCGATATGTAGAAGGTTACGGAGTATCCACTCAAGGAATTGAATATGCTAAAAATAACAACTTCGATCTTATTATTGTATTGGACTGTGGTATCAAAGCGGCAGACAAAGTAGATTTAGCCACTTCTTATGGTATTGATTTCATTATTTGTGATCACCATAATCCTGACGACGTCATCCCTAAAGCAGTTGCAGTACTTAATCCAAAGCAAGAAGACTGCCCCTACCCTTACAAAGAACTATCAGGTTGTGGAGTTGGGTTTAAATTCCTCCAAGCATATTGTGTTCGTCACCATATTCCTCTCGATGTAATATACGACTATTTAGACGTTGTGGTTGTCAGTATTGCTGCAGATATTGTCCCTATCACTGGTGAAAATAGAGTATTAGCATATTGGGGACTTCAGAAACTGAATAGTGCCCCTTCTATTGGCCTCAAGACCATTATTCAAAATGCGGGTATTTCAGGTCAAGAACTTAGAATTAATGATATTGTTTTTAAAATAGGTCCGCGTCTTAATGCTTCTGGAAGAATAGAGCATGGGAATAAATCTGTTCGCATTCTTCTAAGTGAAAACGAAGAAGAAGCATCTCTTCTAGGTAGCAAAATTGACTCTTTTAATGAGATACGCAAAACACTCGACAGAGATATTACCAATCAAGCGTATCAAATGATTGTGGACAATGAAGAGATGATACAGCAAAAGTGTACCGTTTTATATAATAGAGATTGGCACAAAGGTGTTGTTGGTATCGTTGCCTCCCGTTTGACTGAACAATTTTATCGACCTACCATTATTCTTACCGAATCAAATGGTTTGGCTACTGGATCGGCACGGAGTGTTGGATCATTTGATTTATATGAAGCAATTGGCAAATGTTCCGATCTTCTTGAATCATATGGTGGCCATATGTTTGCCGCAGGCCTGACACTTAAAATAGATAAAGTCGGAGAATTTAGACGTCGATTTAATCACATTGTCGAAGAGACATTAAGTGAAAAAGATATGGTTCAAACTATAGAAATTGATGCAAAAGTTTCACTTTCCGATATAAATCCTAAATTTGTAAGAATTTTGAAGCAGTTTGAACCTCTAGGACCTCATAACAGTGCTCCAATTTTTGTTACAGAAGATGTTTTAGATCATGGCACAAGTAGACTTGTTGGAAAAAGCCTTGAACACCTTAAGTTAGATCTTGTTGAACCAAACAGAACGACAGCAGTGTTTTCTGGAATTGCTTTTTCACAGGGGCATTATTTTAATATAATAAAACAAGCCATGCCTTTTGACATATGTTATATGATAACAGAAAATGAGTTTAGAGGGAAAGTCACGACACAACTAAATGTCAAAGATATTCGTTCTCATGAGTCCTAA
- the mrdA gene encoding penicillin-binding protein 2 yields the protein MESDIRRNRAYVIALIFFVVTVSIVIRLLDLQILDDKWKLSAENNVVRKVVTYPARGLVYDRNMELLVYNQAAYDFLATPREIQEFDTLSLCSILGIEKSTLINGLKKAKRYSRYKPSVILKQLSANRYASLQEQLYKFPGFYVRSRTLRQYPFPIAAQTLGYVGEVNTRNIKKDAYYTSGDYIGKRGIEYTYEKELRGKKGVSYRLVDVHSRIKGEFKRGKYDTTAVTGSNLISTLDAKLQRYGEELMAGKAGAIVALEPKTGEILSVVSAPTFDPGLLVGRVRSVNYQELQKDPNEPLYNRTVSAAYPPGSTFKLVNGLIALQEGVITPQTKFVCHGRSTRPIMCTHNHVNPISIVPAIRESCNPFFWQTFKACLSKYSSTKKGYIEWANYVKRFGLGQNIAADIIGANGGNVPSANYYDKVYRGSWNSLTVRSLAIGQGELLCTPLQMANVAATIANKGYYISPHIIKKEVTPQGKEKILKFDRHETGIDTTYYNYTTKGLREVILNGTARVAYIDSVKIVGKTGTIQNPSGVDHSAFIAFAPMNDPKIAIFVYVERGVWGSRYAAPIASLMVEKYLKGYISPRRHYLEKKMKESVLLVKEEKIEENNEAN from the coding sequence ATGGAATCAGATATTCGAAGAAATAGGGCCTATGTTATTGCATTGATTTTTTTTGTAGTTACTGTTTCCATAGTCATACGTCTATTAGACCTTCAGATTCTAGATGATAAGTGGAAGCTTTCTGCTGAAAATAATGTAGTCCGCAAAGTTGTAACTTATCCTGCTAGAGGTTTGGTTTATGATCGAAATATGGAGTTGCTGGTTTATAATCAAGCAGCTTATGATTTTTTAGCTACACCAAGAGAGATACAAGAATTTGACACCTTATCCCTATGTTCCATTTTGGGAATTGAGAAGTCAACACTAATAAATGGATTAAAAAAAGCAAAGCGTTATTCTCGATATAAGCCCTCTGTGATATTAAAACAGTTATCGGCGAATCGTTATGCTTCATTGCAAGAGCAACTATATAAATTTCCAGGATTTTATGTTCGGTCTCGTACCTTAAGACAGTACCCTTTTCCTATCGCAGCTCAAACTTTGGGATATGTAGGAGAGGTAAATACACGTAATATAAAAAAGGACGCTTATTACACCTCTGGAGATTATATCGGAAAGCGTGGTATTGAGTATACTTATGAAAAAGAGTTAAGAGGGAAAAAAGGGGTTTCCTATCGTCTTGTGGATGTTCATAGTCGAATTAAAGGAGAGTTTAAACGAGGGAAATATGATACTACAGCCGTAACTGGAAGCAATCTAATCTCTACATTAGATGCGAAATTACAGAGATATGGTGAAGAGTTGATGGCTGGAAAGGCTGGAGCTATTGTTGCATTAGAACCGAAAACGGGTGAGATTCTTTCGGTTGTGAGTGCTCCAACATTTGATCCAGGCCTCTTGGTTGGTCGAGTCCGAAGTGTAAATTATCAAGAACTTCAGAAAGATCCGAATGAACCGCTATACAACCGTACGGTATCTGCTGCTTATCCTCCAGGATCAACATTTAAATTAGTAAATGGGTTGATTGCCCTACAAGAGGGGGTTATTACTCCACAAACAAAATTTGTTTGTCATGGTCGATCTACTCGACCAATAATGTGTACACACAATCACGTCAACCCTATTAGTATTGTTCCAGCTATACGAGAGTCATGTAACCCATTCTTTTGGCAAACATTTAAAGCTTGTTTATCAAAATATTCGTCTACTAAAAAAGGGTATATTGAGTGGGCTAATTATGTGAAGCGCTTTGGGCTAGGACAGAATATTGCCGCTGATATTATTGGAGCTAATGGAGGTAATGTTCCTTCAGCTAACTATTATGATAAAGTTTATAGAGGTTCTTGGAATTCTTTAACAGTACGTTCTCTTGCTATTGGACAAGGGGAACTATTGTGTACCCCTTTACAGATGGCTAATGTTGCTGCAACGATTGCTAATAAAGGGTATTATATATCTCCTCATATTATTAAAAAAGAGGTTACCCCTCAGGGGAAAGAAAAAATATTGAAGTTTGATCGTCATGAAACAGGTATTGATACGACCTATTATAACTATACGACAAAAGGTTTAAGGGAAGTGATTCTTAATGGAACAGCTCGGGTTGCCTATATCGACTCAGTAAAGATCGTTGGTAAAACAGGAACTATTCAGAACCCTTCAGGAGTTGACCATTCGGCTTTTATTGCCTTTGCCCCGATGAATGATCCAAAGATAGCCATATTCGTATATGTAGAACGTGGAGTATGGGGGTCTAGATATGCTGCACCTATTGCAAGTTTGATGGTTGAGAAATATTTAAAAGGATATATTTCTCCTAGAAGGCATTACTTGGAGAAAAAGATGAAAGAGAGTGTTCTTTTAGTTAAAGAAGAAAAAATAGAAGAAAATAATGAGGCAAACTAA
- a CDS encoding NCS2 family nucleobase:cation symporter: MNSTSRTSIGVKETILGIQFLFVAFGATVLVPLLVGIDPSVALFSAGVGTIIFHFITKGKVPVYLGSSFAFIAPMIACSKLYGMPAMFGGIIAVGIIYAIVSTIIKLRGTRFIELLFPSVVVGPVIMLIGLSLAPNGVNMAKTNWAVSGSVLMVAIFTVMAGKGIFKLIPIFVGLTFGYILSMVLGTIDYTPILSAKWFALPEFIAPEFKWQAMLYMIPVAIAPIIEHVGDMYAIGGVVNKNYIKDPGLHRTLLGDGIATMLAGFLGGPPNTTYSEVTGAVSLTKVTNPAILRITAVTAIVFSLCGKVSGFLQTIPQAVLGGLMLLLFGMIASVGIKTLVDSRIDMNNTRNQVIISVVLTMGIGGAVFQIGDFALQGIGLASLVGVILNLILPGRSKAVKKTNKDDIVI, encoded by the coding sequence ATGAACTCAACGTCTCGTACGTCGATAGGGGTGAAAGAAACCATCCTTGGAATTCAATTTCTATTTGTAGCCTTTGGTGCTACTGTTCTTGTGCCCCTTCTTGTTGGGATTGACCCATCCGTAGCCTTATTCTCTGCAGGGGTAGGAACCATAATTTTTCATTTTATCACCAAAGGAAAAGTTCCTGTTTATCTTGGTAGTAGTTTTGCCTTTATTGCACCAATGATTGCTTGTAGTAAGCTTTATGGTATGCCTGCCATGTTTGGAGGTATTATTGCAGTTGGTATTATTTATGCAATTGTCTCTACAATTATTAAACTTCGAGGTACTCGTTTTATTGAACTTCTCTTTCCTTCCGTAGTTGTCGGGCCGGTCATTATGCTTATCGGACTCTCACTTGCTCCCAATGGAGTGAACATGGCCAAAACGAATTGGGCTGTTTCTGGATCGGTTCTCATGGTTGCAATTTTTACTGTTATGGCAGGGAAGGGGATATTTAAACTTATCCCCATTTTTGTGGGTTTAACTTTCGGATATATTCTATCCATGGTTCTTGGGACCATTGACTATACTCCAATCTTAAGTGCGAAATGGTTTGCACTTCCTGAATTTATCGCTCCTGAATTTAAATGGCAAGCAATGTTATATATGATTCCTGTAGCAATTGCACCAATCATTGAACACGTTGGAGATATGTATGCTATTGGTGGAGTGGTAAACAAAAATTACATCAAAGATCCAGGACTACACAGAACTCTTCTTGGCGATGGTATCGCGACGATGCTTGCTGGCTTCTTAGGTGGACCACCAAACACAACTTATTCGGAGGTTACAGGAGCAGTGTCACTTACAAAAGTAACAAACCCTGCTATTCTTCGTATTACGGCAGTTACTGCAATTGTCTTCTCTTTATGTGGGAAAGTTAGTGGATTCCTTCAAACTATCCCTCAAGCGGTGTTAGGAGGCTTAATGCTACTTCTTTTTGGTATGATTGCAAGTGTTGGAATCAAAACATTGGTTGATTCAAGAATCGATATGAATAACACCAGAAATCAAGTCATTATTTCTGTTGTTCTTACAATGGGAATAGGTGGAGCAGTATTTCAAATTGGAGACTTCGCTCTTCAAGGAATTGGCTTGGCATCTCTTGTTGGAGTTATTCTAAACCTTATACTTCCAGGAAGATCAAAAGCAGTTAAAAAAACAAATAAGGATGATATTGTGATATAA
- a CDS encoding TonB family protein produces MKKFLPLSIFLICVVSSVFASPFDTHIFYYNKRNKEVKRKRATHYYRVQKDDSTSVYSLKSFSMVGILQWECECLALDPDNIQWGKFNKKSKDIIKQKMPRGMVLHGRYRQYFHNGALVCEKDYDNGIELSFKKFYVNGQVMMEKKYHDGFLKYYKVFYPNLVPKLFRIYDKGKEISFYSYYENGKVRIHREFNNGVVVMYSEHDENGNLVKQLDQLPRYIHGDLNDAHRFITRSIVYPSDAQRKDITGDVIVIVDIDTNGDVFNTRIVKGVCSSIDDEASRVVKLLKFHPAKSNNKTVESELRFLIRFTLDKKV; encoded by the coding sequence ATGAAAAAGTTTTTACCATTATCAATTTTCCTTATTTGCGTCGTGTCAAGTGTTTTTGCTTCCCCCTTTGATACGCACATATTTTATTATAATAAAAGGAATAAAGAGGTTAAACGAAAAAGAGCAACTCACTACTATCGAGTTCAAAAAGATGATTCGACAAGTGTGTATTCATTGAAAAGTTTCAGTATGGTTGGAATTCTTCAGTGGGAATGTGAGTGTCTTGCTTTAGATCCGGATAATATCCAGTGGGGTAAATTTAATAAGAAATCCAAGGATATCATAAAACAAAAGATGCCAAGAGGCATGGTTTTGCATGGAAGATATAGACAATATTTTCATAATGGAGCACTCGTCTGTGAGAAAGATTATGATAATGGTATTGAGCTTTCGTTTAAGAAATTCTATGTAAACGGACAGGTTATGATGGAGAAGAAGTATCACGACGGTTTTCTTAAGTATTATAAAGTCTTTTATCCCAACCTTGTTCCAAAGTTATTTCGTATATATGATAAAGGGAAAGAAATAAGTTTCTACTCTTATTATGAGAATGGGAAGGTTCGTATTCATCGAGAATTTAATAATGGAGTTGTTGTAATGTATTCTGAACATGATGAAAATGGAAATTTGGTTAAACAACTTGATCAGCTTCCTCGATATATACATGGTGATTTAAATGATGCACACCGTTTTATTACAAGGTCTATTGTCTATCCTTCCGATGCACAACGAAAAGATATAACAGGAGATGTTATTGTGATTGTCGATATTGATACCAATGGGGATGTGTTTAATACTCGAATTGTTAAAGGTGTCTGTTCGTCTATTGATGATGAGGCCTCTCGAGTGGTTAAGTTGTTAAAGTTTCATCCAGCAAAATCAAATAATAAAACGGTAGAATCTGAATTACGTTTTCTAATACGTTTTACCTTAGATAAGAAGGTGTAA
- the lysS gene encoding lysine--tRNA ligase yields MSRIELSEQEIIRRNSLQKLRDLGIEAYPAEEFKVNTTSKEIKENFVPEKNNFQEVVVAGRIMSRRIMGKASFAELQDHDGRIQLYINRDEICPEDDKTLYNDVFKKLLDIGDIIGIKGFAFVTQVGEISIHAKELVVLSKSLKPLPIVKEKDGKTFDAFTDPELRYRQRYVDLIVNPQVKDTFVKRTKIINTMRNMFNENGYLEVETPILQPIPGGASARPFTTHHNALNMPLYMRIANELYLKRLIVGGFDGVYEFAKDFRNEGMDRTHNPEFTVMEIYVAYKDYNWMMDFTEEMIEKVALDLHGTTKVQVGDKEIDFKRPFKRISMIDAIKEHTGIDISGMNETELIEVCKTLEVEVDPSMGKGKLIDEIFGEKCEGNYIQPTFITDYPVEMSPLCKKHRENPELTERFELMVNGKELCNAYSELNDPIDQLDRFQDQLKLSEKGDDEAMFIDMDFVRALEYGMPPTSGMGIGIDRLTMLMTNSPSIQDVLFFPQMKPEKKVTIDSDEKFAELGMVPEWIEVIRQMGIQKVSQLHELKPGKLFNDLCGFNKKNKLGLKNPSADEVKNWFN; encoded by the coding sequence ATGAGCAGAATAGAGCTAAGCGAACAAGAGATAATTAGAAGAAATTCTCTTCAAAAATTAAGAGATTTAGGTATCGAAGCATACCCAGCAGAAGAATTCAAGGTCAACACTACTAGCAAGGAGATCAAAGAAAACTTTGTGCCTGAAAAAAATAACTTCCAAGAGGTCGTTGTTGCTGGTCGTATCATGAGTCGTCGTATCATGGGTAAAGCTTCTTTTGCTGAACTACAAGATCATGACGGAAGAATTCAGTTGTACATCAACCGTGATGAAATCTGTCCTGAAGACGATAAAACGCTTTACAACGATGTGTTTAAGAAGCTTCTTGATATAGGCGATATTATTGGTATTAAGGGATTTGCTTTTGTAACTCAAGTTGGCGAAATTTCAATCCATGCTAAAGAGCTTGTTGTATTGAGTAAGTCATTGAAACCGCTGCCAATTGTAAAAGAGAAAGATGGTAAAACTTTTGATGCTTTTACCGATCCTGAACTACGTTACCGTCAACGCTATGTCGATTTAATTGTAAATCCACAGGTGAAAGATACTTTCGTGAAGAGAACAAAGATCATCAATACGATGAGAAATATGTTCAATGAGAATGGTTACTTGGAAGTTGAAACTCCTATCTTACAACCTATTCCTGGCGGTGCTTCAGCAAGACCATTTACCACGCATCATAATGCCTTAAATATGCCTTTGTATATGCGTATCGCTAACGAGTTGTATCTTAAGAGACTTATTGTTGGTGGCTTTGATGGGGTGTATGAGTTTGCTAAAGATTTCCGTAATGAAGGAATGGATAGAACTCACAATCCTGAATTTACTGTGATGGAGATCTATGTTGCTTACAAAGACTATAATTGGATGATGGACTTCACTGAGGAGATGATCGAGAAAGTAGCTTTGGATCTTCATGGAACGACTAAAGTTCAGGTTGGTGACAAAGAGATTGACTTTAAGCGTCCATTCAAGCGAATCTCTATGATTGATGCGATTAAAGAACATACAGGTATCGATATCTCTGGGATGAATGAAACGGAACTTATTGAAGTTTGTAAAACTTTAGAAGTAGAAGTGGATCCTAGTATGGGTAAAGGAAAGCTTATTGATGAGATTTTTGGTGAAAAATGTGAAGGAAATTATATTCAACCAACATTCATTACTGATTATCCTGTTGAAATGTCTCCATTATGTAAGAAACATCGTGAGAACCCTGAGCTTACTGAACGTTTTGAATTGATGGTAAATGGGAAAGAACTTTGTAATGCTTATTCTGAGTTGAATGATCCTATTGATCAATTAGATCGTTTTCAAGATCAATTGAAACTATCTGAGAAAGGTGATGACGAGGCTATGTTTATAGATATGGACTTTGTAAGAGCCTTGGAATACGGAATGCCTCCTACATCGGGTATGGGTATTGGTATTGACCGTTTGACAATGTTGATGACTAATTCACCTTCGATTCAAGATGTACTTTTCTTCCCCCAAATGAAACCAGAGAAGAAAGTAACTATTGATTCTGATGAAAAATTTGCTGAACTCGGTATGGTCCCTGAATGGATCGAAGTGATCAGACAGATGGGGATTCAGAAGGTGTCGCAACTTCACGAATTGAAGCCAGGAAAACTATTTAATGATCTTTGTGGTTTCAACAAAAAGAATAAACTAGGTCTGAAAAACCCATCTGCTGATGAGGTGAAGAACTGGTTCAACTAA
- a CDS encoding lysine 2,3-aminomutase has product MKYRSYTLANYHTLPQIQNLSEEDRFVIEVVGNVLPFKTSNYVVDELIDWENWESDPFFKLTFPQKGMLSEEHFNRVASLIKSGADKSDLRKVIDEIRYELNPNPAGQAHNVPELNGVKLEGMQHKYRETMLFFPSQGQTCHAYCSFCFRWSQFALTEEKFAMKEVDLMVDYLRAHPEISDVLFTGGDPSIMKTKFFEKYINTLLDANLSNLKTIRIGTKALTFWPYRFTTDEDAPQLLELFKKVTDSGINLSIMAHFNHYGALETKAVQDAITALRSTGAQIRSQSPLMKHINDDANVWGTMWRKQVDLGIIPYYMFVARDTGAQDYFAVTLEDAWNIFKDAYQSVSGVCRTVRGPSMSCDPGKIQIVGIAEVKGEKVFILSFIQGRNPEWVGKPFFAKYDPDAIWITDLKPAFGEKEFFYEEELNNMYH; this is encoded by the coding sequence ATGAAATATCGTTCTTATACACTTGCAAATTACCATACCTTACCACAAATTCAAAATCTATCAGAAGAAGACCGGTTTGTTATAGAGGTAGTTGGTAATGTTTTGCCTTTTAAAACCAGTAACTACGTTGTTGATGAATTAATTGATTGGGAAAACTGGGAAAGTGATCCATTCTTTAAACTGACATTTCCTCAAAAAGGGATGTTGTCAGAGGAGCACTTTAATCGTGTTGCAAGTTTAATAAAGAGCGGTGCTGATAAGAGTGATTTGAGAAAAGTGATTGATGAAATCCGATATGAACTGAATCCAAATCCAGCAGGTCAAGCTCATAATGTACCTGAACTGAATGGTGTCAAGCTAGAGGGAATGCAGCATAAATATCGTGAAACAATGCTTTTCTTTCCTTCTCAAGGACAGACATGTCATGCTTATTGTTCTTTCTGTTTTCGTTGGTCACAGTTTGCTTTAACAGAAGAGAAGTTTGCAATGAAGGAAGTTGACTTAATGGTTGATTATCTACGTGCACATCCAGAAATATCCGATGTTCTTTTTACGGGAGGTGATCCTTCTATTATGAAAACAAAGTTCTTCGAGAAGTATATTAATACGCTTCTTGATGCAAATCTATCAAACTTAAAGACTATTCGTATCGGAACAAAAGCTTTGACTTTTTGGCCTTATCGTTTTACTACTGATGAAGATGCACCACAATTATTAGAGTTATTCAAAAAAGTGACTGATAGTGGCATTAACCTTAGTATAATGGCTCACTTTAACCACTATGGTGCATTAGAAACGAAAGCAGTTCAAGATGCGATCACTGCACTTCGTTCTACTGGAGCACAGATACGTTCACAAAGTCCATTGATGAAGCATATAAATGATGATGCGAATGTATGGGGTACTATGTGGCGTAAACAAGTGGATTTAGGTATTATTCCTTACTATATGTTTGTTGCTAGAGATACTGGTGCACAGGACTATTTTGCTGTAACTTTAGAGGATGCTTGGAATATATTCAAAGATGCTTACCAATCTGTAAGTGGTGTTTGTCGTACTGTAAGAGGTCCAAGCATGTCATGTGATCCTGGTAAAATTCAGATTGTTGGGATTGCAGAGGTTAAAGGGGAGAAGGTTTTTATACTTTCATTTATCCAAGGACGTAATCCAGAATGGGTAGGAAAACCTTTCTTTGCTAAGTATGATCCTGATGCTATATGGATTACAGATCTTAAACCTGCATTCGGAGAAAAAGAATTTTTCTATGAAGAGGAATTAAATAATATGTATCATTAA